In a single window of the Paenibacillus sp. MMS20-IR301 genome:
- a CDS encoding response regulator transcription factor, producing the protein MFNILVVEDDAKLRQLFCTVLTRNGYRAVPAGGGEEALAVLDKEYIDLIICDIMMPRMDGYELTQTLRDNNQQLPILMVTARENFADKQRGFLVGIDDYMVKPINVNEMILRVGALLRRAKIISERKIEWGGTVLDYDALTVIQRHESILLPQKEFYLLYKMISYPNKIFTKQQLMDEIWGMDSESDEHTVVVHINRLRERFKESTDFEIVTVRGLGYKAVKLG; encoded by the coding sequence ATGTTCAATATTCTTGTAGTTGAGGACGACGCCAAGCTGCGGCAGCTGTTCTGCACGGTGCTGACCCGGAACGGATACCGGGCGGTGCCTGCCGGTGGCGGTGAAGAGGCGCTCGCGGTCCTGGATAAGGAATATATCGATCTCATTATCTGCGATATTATGATGCCCCGGATGGACGGCTACGAGCTGACCCAGACGCTTAGGGACAATAACCAGCAGCTGCCGATTCTGATGGTGACTGCGCGGGAGAATTTCGCTGACAAGCAGCGGGGCTTCCTCGTCGGCATCGACGATTATATGGTCAAGCCCATCAATGTAAACGAGATGATCCTGCGGGTCGGGGCGCTGCTGCGCCGGGCCAAAATCATCAGTGAGCGCAAGATCGAATGGGGCGGCACCGTGCTGGACTATGATGCGTTGACGGTCATTCAGAGACACGAGAGCATTCTTCTTCCGCAAAAAGAATTCTACCTGCTCTATAAAATGATCTCGTATCCCAATAAAATCTTCACCAAGCAGCAGCTGATGGATGAAATCTGGGGCATGGACTCCGAGTCTGACGAGCATACGGTGGTTGTCCATATTAACCGGCTGCGTGAGCGGTTTAAGGAAAGCACTGATTTCGAAATCGTTACCGTCCGCGGGCTGGGCTATAAGGCGGTGAAGCTGGGATGA
- a CDS encoding HAMP domain-containing sensor histidine kinase: MAVWAYLYYKLGNNTWGRGHGNPFPPFLTIILFSLVIGTAISIIVGRKILAPITDFSKAAKEIAKGNFDIYLDESHPVNEISEVAHHFNLMVQELRSIETLRNDFVVNVSHEFKTPIAAIEGYAMLLQEENLSRAEHDEYTGMIIESSRQLSNLSGNILKISKLENQEMLTEQTEYMLDEQLRQALLLLEPFWGPKQIGLNIDLEELSYYGNEELMMQVWLNVLGNAVKFTPEGGEISVSLSRETDGWISAVISDTGTGMAPAVRKHIFEKFYQGDPARSAEGNGLGLPLAARIISLSKGTIEVRSEPGQGSSFTIKLPVAGGE, translated from the coding sequence ATGGCAGTTTGGGCTTATTTGTATTACAAGCTGGGCAATAATACCTGGGGGCGGGGGCATGGCAACCCCTTTCCGCCCTTTCTGACGATCATTCTGTTCAGTCTGGTCATCGGGACCGCCATCTCTATTATAGTTGGCCGCAAAATACTGGCTCCGATCACCGACTTCAGCAAGGCGGCCAAGGAAATTGCCAAGGGCAATTTCGATATCTATCTGGACGAATCGCACCCGGTCAACGAAATCAGCGAGGTGGCGCATCACTTCAACCTCATGGTCCAGGAGCTGCGCAGCATTGAGACACTGCGTAATGATTTCGTAGTCAATGTCTCCCACGAATTCAAGACGCCGATTGCCGCAATTGAGGGGTACGCAATGCTGCTCCAGGAAGAGAATCTGAGCAGGGCAGAGCATGACGAGTACACTGGAATGATCATTGAAAGCTCACGGCAGCTGTCCAATTTGTCCGGCAATATTCTCAAAATCTCCAAGCTCGAGAACCAGGAAATGCTCACCGAGCAGACCGAATACATGCTGGATGAACAGCTCCGCCAGGCACTGCTGCTGCTCGAACCGTTCTGGGGGCCGAAGCAGATCGGCCTGAACATTGACCTCGAGGAGCTGAGCTACTACGGCAATGAAGAGCTGATGATGCAGGTGTGGCTCAACGTGCTCGGCAATGCGGTCAAGTTCACGCCGGAGGGCGGTGAAATTTCGGTCTCGCTGAGCCGGGAGACGGACGGGTGGATATCGGCGGTGATCTCCGATACCGGGACCGGGATGGCGCCGGCCGTCCGCAAGCACATCTTCGAGAAATTCTACCAGGGCGATCCCGCCCGCTCCGCCGAAGGCAACGGCCTCGGCCTGCCGCTGGCCGCCCGCATCATCAGCTTGAGCAAGGGAACGATCGAGGTGCGCAGCGAGCCCGGGCAGGGCTCGAGCTTCACGATCAAGCTGCCTGTGGCGGGCGGGGAGTGA
- a CDS encoding glycoside hydrolase family 105 protein → MEQGTGASGAAAEPLSPLGWAKKACDALMFKYGAAALPPDRFHYHQGVFLSGMEKYWKLSGESKYYDYIKRWVDSQVQPDGSILKFNSNELDDIQPGILLYNLYEQTGDERYNKALHTLVPLLKSWKTNRVGGFWHKERYPNQMWLDGLYMAGPVAVQFGSVFGEPEYFDLLAYQAILMAQHCKDSKTGLLYHGWDESGAAPWADPVTGCAPEFWGRAIGWYPVALLEMFDYLPEDHKDKPQLVQILQDLLVALPKYQDSVSGLWYQVVDKGERPDNWLESSCTALYVQAIAKAVRMGYLDASYMDAAWKGYQGVIDTLTFDENGHVVIGNICIGTGIADYDYYISRPTSENDLHGAGAFILMCAEMSRAAR, encoded by the coding sequence ATGGAACAGGGAACAGGAGCATCCGGTGCAGCAGCTGAACCGCTGAGTCCGCTTGGATGGGCCAAGAAAGCCTGTGATGCGTTAATGTTCAAATACGGTGCGGCCGCGCTTCCGCCTGACCGGTTTCACTATCATCAGGGGGTGTTCCTCTCCGGAATGGAGAAATACTGGAAGCTCAGCGGAGAGAGCAAATATTATGACTATATCAAGCGCTGGGTCGACAGCCAGGTGCAGCCGGACGGCAGCATACTGAAATTTAATTCGAATGAGCTGGATGATATTCAGCCGGGGATACTTCTGTATAATCTCTATGAGCAGACAGGGGATGAGCGTTATAACAAGGCGCTGCATACACTGGTTCCGCTCCTGAAATCTTGGAAGACCAACAGAGTAGGAGGCTTCTGGCATAAGGAGCGCTACCCGAACCAAATGTGGCTGGACGGGCTGTATATGGCCGGACCGGTTGCCGTACAATTCGGAAGCGTCTTCGGGGAGCCTGAGTATTTCGATCTGCTGGCGTATCAGGCGATTCTGATGGCGCAGCACTGTAAGGACTCCAAGACCGGGCTGCTCTATCACGGCTGGGATGAGAGCGGCGCGGCACCGTGGGCGGATCCGGTAACCGGCTGTGCTCCGGAATTCTGGGGCCGTGCAATCGGATGGTATCCGGTGGCGCTGCTGGAGATGTTCGACTATCTGCCTGAGGATCATAAGGATAAACCGCAGCTGGTGCAGATTTTGCAGGATCTGCTTGTAGCATTACCTAAGTATCAGGACAGCGTGAGCGGCCTGTGGTACCAGGTTGTCGACAAGGGCGAACGTCCCGATAACTGGCTGGAATCCTCCTGTACCGCGTTATATGTGCAGGCCATTGCCAAGGCGGTGCGTATGGGATACCTGGATGCCAGCTATATGGATGCCGCCTGGAAAGGATATCAAGGGGTAATTGATACCTTGACCTTTGATGAGAACGGCCATGTAGTCATCGGCAATATCTGCATCGGAACAGGAATTGCCGACTATGACTACTATATCTCCCGTCCTACCAGTGAGAATGATCTGCATGGTGCCGGGGCTTTTATTCTGATGTGTGCGGAGATGAGCCGGGCTGCACGGTGA
- a CDS encoding helix-turn-helix domain-containing protein, translating into MTALTEITYGNNAGTLSVSHRKALSHHMPVNHFHSTFEIFYLMAGKRSFFIKDRTVMIQEGDIIIISPNVLHRTTNAEMPKHERLIINIHEQHLASSHESYNELLQPLSGQEFMLIRCSLQERLSLADLAGRLLREIEEQRPGFELFTETLALQFLITCCRHMKEHRIELPQYLSPRHEQISQIVSYINSHYMYELSLNLLADKFYISPYYLSRFFKEATGFSFVEYVNSVRIKEAKLLLEQTSLQVSHIAAKVGFGSVTHFGRVFKLVTGQKPLFYRSGTSS; encoded by the coding sequence ATGACCGCGCTTACTGAGATTACCTACGGCAATAATGCAGGCACACTCTCTGTGTCTCACCGCAAGGCGCTCAGCCATCATATGCCGGTGAACCACTTTCACAGTACATTTGAAATTTTTTATCTGATGGCGGGTAAGCGGAGCTTCTTCATCAAGGACAGGACTGTTATGATTCAGGAAGGAGATATCATCATTATCTCGCCCAATGTGCTGCACCGCACGACAAATGCGGAGATGCCTAAGCATGAACGGCTTATCATTAACATCCATGAACAGCATTTGGCTTCCAGCCATGAATCCTACAATGAACTTCTCCAGCCGCTGTCCGGACAGGAATTCATGCTCATCCGCTGCTCCTTGCAGGAACGGCTCAGTCTGGCGGACCTCGCCGGGCGGCTTCTGCGGGAGATTGAGGAACAGCGCCCGGGCTTCGAGCTGTTCACCGAGACGCTGGCCCTGCAGTTCCTGATTACCTGCTGCCGGCATATGAAAGAGCACCGGATTGAGCTGCCGCAATATCTCAGCCCGAGGCATGAGCAAATTTCGCAGATTGTCTCCTATATTAACAGCCATTACATGTATGAACTGTCACTGAATCTGCTGGCAGATAAATTCTACATCAGCCCCTATTATTTAAGCCGGTTCTTCAAAGAGGCAACCGGCTTCAGCTTCGTAGAATATGTAAACAGTGTCAGAATCAAGGAAGCCAAGCTGCTGCTGGAGCAGACCTCCCTGCAGGTCAGCCACATTGCCGCCAAGGTCGGATTCGGCAGTGTGACGCATTTCGGCAGAGTATTCAAGCTGGTAACCGGCCAGAAGCCGCTGTTCTACCGCTCCGGCACAAGCAGCTAA
- a CDS encoding pyridoxamine 5'-phosphate oxidase family protein: MSTLHHNHEEAVETVRKLIKGIDMAMFTTLSPEGLVSRPMKTQEVEFDGDLWFLTKKDTSKFDEILHDPRVNVVYSDKSYVSIRGKARIVNDLNKKKEFWNAGYEAFLKTSYDDPNVILIQVHAEAAEYWKSGNLAEKAMYMFKRLTNQDTEELKLNQTVELE; encoded by the coding sequence ATGTCAACTTTACATCACAATCATGAGGAAGCTGTAGAAACAGTCAGAAAACTGATCAAAGGTATCGATATGGCGATGTTCACAACCCTTTCGCCTGAAGGCTTGGTATCCCGGCCCATGAAGACGCAGGAGGTCGAGTTCGATGGAGACCTGTGGTTCCTGACCAAGAAAGATACCAGCAAGTTCGATGAAATCCTGCATGATCCGCGGGTGAACGTAGTTTATTCCGATAAATCCTATGTTTCCATCCGCGGCAAAGCCAGAATCGTTAATGATCTGAATAAGAAAAAAGAGTTCTGGAATGCGGGTTACGAGGCTTTTCTGAAAACCAGCTATGATGATCCGAATGTCATTCTGATCCAGGTGCACGCCGAAGCGGCTGAATACTGGAAGAGCGGCAACCTGGCCGAGAAGGCCATGTATATGTTCAAACGGCTGACCAATCAGGATACAGAGGAGTTAAAACTTAATCAGACTGTGGAGCTGGAGTAG
- a CDS encoding beta-galactosidase, with amino-acid sequence MKNYRITLDGERKHIFSGHIKLGGTNPAGERLSFTNYYMERNGEPFFGICGEYHFSRYDERYWEDELIKMKMGGINIVTTYLFWNLHEEAEGVFEWSGNKDVRRFIRLCDRHGLYVMIRIGPFCHGEIRNGGLPDWLFGRPFEVRSNDEGYLAYVRRLFREIGAQVQGLLYRDGGPVIGTQIENEHNHSSAQWAHTTGINNMWLGGGSGGNEHMLLLKELAIEAGIDTPVYTCTGWGGATTPVPEMLPLWGGYAYWPWIYYEEDRVGGVKEHPATPEYIFRDKHNDAIPASYNFEPFYKPEDYPYACCEMGGGMVQFYKYRFEFPYTSVPAMSVMKTAEGCNMLGYYMYHGGTNPRGKINPYTNDLATPKLSYDFNAILGEFGQVRDSYRQTKLQHYFFTEFQQEFAVTKTFLPGDTSQNDPYEVDELRYAVRSDGDSGFLFLNNFQDHVENHDLSHMNVSIELPGETVTIPAEGELTLGSESFAILPFNFNLAGIRLKYATAQLITKLEADDTLYYFFFTPEGMKGSYALLSEDLADIQVTGGRLRRLADLTLIEVENQAPATVRLLSAAGKRMVIYSMTGEQSLGFWKAEIRGRQRVLFTDANLLVAGEEIKLEVTEQEEVTLSVFPDFEEGLGKVSGGELAGCSAEEIFTTYKLSVPGKEIGFTWTKVKDERAVLEFAPGSLDGLKEALLQIEYTGDIGYAFIDGELIHDNFCNNTVWEIGLKRFEARLLEQGMYLYASPIRRGTVVNSNTTMAGWNESAQELIADITSVRAVAVHELVIRPEQG; translated from the coding sequence ATGAAGAACTACCGGATCACATTAGACGGAGAACGCAAGCATATCTTTTCCGGACATATAAAGCTTGGCGGAACGAATCCCGCCGGTGAGCGGCTCAGCTTCACGAACTATTATATGGAACGCAACGGGGAGCCGTTCTTCGGCATTTGCGGCGAGTATCACTTCTCCAGGTATGATGAACGGTACTGGGAAGACGAGCTGATTAAGATGAAGATGGGCGGCATTAACATTGTCACGACCTATTTATTCTGGAATCTGCATGAAGAGGCGGAAGGCGTATTTGAGTGGTCCGGGAACAAGGATGTCCGCAGGTTCATCCGGCTGTGTGACCGGCATGGCCTGTATGTGATGATCCGCATCGGCCCGTTCTGCCACGGGGAGATCCGTAACGGGGGCCTGCCGGACTGGCTGTTCGGCCGCCCGTTTGAGGTCCGCTCGAATGACGAAGGTTATCTGGCCTATGTCCGGAGATTGTTCCGGGAGATCGGGGCACAGGTACAGGGGCTGCTGTACCGGGACGGCGGGCCGGTAATCGGTACACAGATTGAGAATGAGCATAATCATTCCTCGGCCCAGTGGGCGCATACGACGGGCATTAACAATATGTGGCTGGGCGGCGGAAGCGGCGGCAATGAGCATATGCTGCTGCTGAAGGAGCTGGCCATCGAGGCTGGAATCGATACACCGGTCTATACCTGTACCGGCTGGGGCGGTGCAACAACACCGGTGCCGGAGATGCTTCCGTTATGGGGAGGTTACGCCTACTGGCCGTGGATCTACTACGAAGAGGACCGGGTCGGCGGAGTGAAGGAGCATCCGGCGACACCGGAGTATATTTTCCGTGATAAGCATAATGACGCTATTCCGGCGAGCTACAATTTCGAGCCGTTCTATAAGCCGGAGGATTATCCTTATGCCTGCTGCGAGATGGGCGGGGGGATGGTCCAGTTCTATAAATACCGCTTTGAGTTTCCATACACAAGCGTCCCTGCCATGTCTGTCATGAAGACGGCAGAGGGCTGCAACATGCTCGGCTATTATATGTACCACGGGGGAACCAATCCGCGCGGTAAAATTAATCCGTACACGAATGATTTGGCGACGCCGAAGCTTTCGTATGATTTTAACGCGATCCTCGGGGAATTCGGGCAGGTGCGTGACTCTTACAGGCAGACCAAGCTGCAGCATTATTTTTTCACGGAATTCCAGCAGGAGTTCGCTGTGACCAAGACCTTTTTGCCGGGCGACACCTCACAGAATGATCCTTATGAAGTTGACGAGCTGCGCTACGCTGTCCGTTCTGACGGAGATTCCGGATTTCTGTTCCTGAATAACTTCCAGGATCATGTAGAGAATCATGACTTGAGCCATATGAACGTCAGTATTGAGCTGCCGGGCGAGACGGTTACTATTCCGGCTGAGGGCGAGCTGACGCTGGGGAGTGAGAGCTTTGCTATCCTGCCGTTTAACTTCAATCTGGCCGGAATCCGGCTGAAATACGCTACCGCACAGCTGATAACGAAGCTTGAGGCAGACGATACGCTGTATTACTTCTTCTTCACGCCGGAAGGCATGAAAGGCAGCTATGCGCTGCTGTCGGAGGATCTGGCAGACATTCAGGTTACTGGCGGCAGGCTGCGGCGGCTTGCGGATCTAACTCTCATCGAGGTGGAGAATCAGGCTCCCGCCACAGTACGGCTGCTATCCGCAGCGGGTAAACGGATGGTCATCTACTCCATGACCGGTGAACAGAGTCTAGGATTCTGGAAAGCGGAAATCCGCGGCAGACAGCGGGTATTGTTCACGGATGCCAATCTGCTGGTTGCGGGAGAGGAGATCAAGCTGGAAGTAACGGAGCAGGAGGAAGTCACGCTGAGCGTATTCCCTGACTTTGAAGAGGGTCTCGGGAAGGTATCCGGCGGGGAGCTGGCCGGGTGCAGTGCTGAAGAGATTTTCACAACCTATAAACTGTCTGTACCTGGGAAGGAAATTGGCTTCACCTGGACAAAGGTCAAGGACGAACGGGCGGTGCTGGAATTCGCTCCCGGGTCGCTTGACGGCCTGAAGGAAGCCTTACTGCAGATTGAGTATACCGGTGATATCGGATACGCCTTCATTGACGGGGAGCTGATTCATGACAACTTCTGCAACAACACGGTCTGGGAGATCGGCCTCAAGCGGTTTGAAGCGCGGCTGCTGGAGCAGGGAATGTATTTGTATGCCTCGCCGATCCGCAGGGGAACGGTTGTGAACAGCAATACAACGATGGCCGGATGGAACGAAAGTGCGCAGGAGCTGATCGCTGATATTACCTCTGTCCGCGCAGTAGCGGTGCACGAGCTGGTGATCCGGCCGGAGCAGGGCTGA
- a CDS encoding glycoside hydrolase family 43 protein — MSVNHSSYSGYLLVHFTGEEPDGEQVYFALSEDGLHWKDLNGGLPVLRSGLGEQGVRDPFIVRSPQGDNFYLIATDLRIASGKGWAAAVEAGSRDIIVWESSDLVDWSKPWPVTLGIPDAGCVWAPEAIFDEAANEFLVFWASATQEPHETERKHKIYSARTADFRSFTATEKYIERDNHIIDTTIIQHNGIYYRYSKDETTKNIRVEQGSSLDKEAFTPLSAPALEALPGVEGPQIYKLNGREEWCLIVDRFAEHKGYLPLLATDLAGGEFRVVPEESFDLGATRKRHGGVLPITAEEYSRLAGAFGN, encoded by the coding sequence ATGTCAGTGAATCACAGCAGTTATTCAGGTTATCTTCTCGTGCATTTTACCGGGGAGGAGCCTGACGGGGAGCAGGTATATTTCGCCTTGAGTGAGGACGGGCTGCACTGGAAGGATCTGAACGGCGGGCTGCCGGTGCTGAGATCAGGTCTTGGTGAGCAGGGGGTAAGAGACCCGTTTATCGTGCGCTCGCCTCAAGGGGACAACTTCTACCTGATTGCCACTGATTTGCGCATTGCCAGCGGAAAGGGCTGGGCGGCTGCAGTTGAAGCGGGAAGCCGGGATATTATCGTCTGGGAATCTTCCGATCTTGTGGACTGGTCTAAGCCGTGGCCAGTTACCCTGGGCATCCCGGATGCCGGGTGCGTCTGGGCGCCGGAGGCTATTTTCGATGAAGCGGCTAATGAGTTTCTGGTATTCTGGGCCTCGGCAACGCAGGAGCCGCATGAGACGGAGCGGAAACATAAAATATATAGCGCCCGGACGGCTGATTTCCGCAGCTTCACGGCTACAGAGAAGTATATTGAACGCGATAATCATATTATCGATACAACGATTATCCAGCATAACGGCATCTATTACCGTTACTCCAAAGATGAGACGACCAAGAATATCCGGGTGGAGCAAGGCAGCTCGCTGGACAAGGAGGCCTTCACCCCGCTGAGTGCTCCGGCACTGGAGGCGCTGCCGGGTGTAGAAGGGCCGCAAATTTACAAGCTTAACGGCCGCGAGGAGTGGTGCCTGATTGTCGACCGCTTCGCGGAGCACAAGGGGTACCTGCCGCTGCTGGCCACTGATCTTGCCGGAGGGGAGTTCCGGGTGGTGCCGGAGGAGTCATTTGATCTGGGGGCTACCCGGAAACGGCATGGCGGTGTTCTGCCAATCACTGCAGAGGAATACAGCCGCTTGGCCGGAGCATTCGGGAATTGA
- a CDS encoding ABC transporter substrate-binding protein, protein MKRLQTIRMLSLPLLLAAMLSLSACYGNPVDNSNPAADGPAATSARDGSSPDHSKEVKIVGYLLGSAPKGMPEVLAAINEKLKRDINATLEINYIGWGDVASRYPLLLVSGEDVDFVFAADWNYYVSEASKGAFLNLSGEMLNTYMPAHMARLPAAALEAAKVNGKVFMVPTSTPDRKVNVAMFRKDIMKQAGMTDITEMSQIEPYLAEVKRSYPDMIPLNLESQYDLPTPYHYLLAEKLGWPGAPVDSGDPLSEGITFDNDDPSGKIVSMMEEPYLSAQKYAAGIMKDWYDKGYINKNPYANKVRSKDNFINGKTGVAFGNTTDVASVLTSAKEKGIEVYLKPMLYPSGRTAQTSWINNGVAVAANSKNPERTLEALDLLMEDPAYVTLAYFGIEGVNYAITSDDRLGLPEGVTNDSNTYPPDAAGFWFVNKDLFKPMATWTDSYIGLQGKIKDYLVPVPYLGFTFNSENIKTEVANIKNVSTQYAQPIFIGAVNNVDEAFDILDKKLKAAGIDRVKAEVEQQAAEFLAAKQQ, encoded by the coding sequence ATGAAACGTCTCCAAACGATACGGATGCTCTCACTCCCGCTGCTGCTGGCAGCTATGCTGTCCCTGTCCGCCTGCTACGGAAATCCGGTAGATAACAGCAACCCGGCAGCGGACGGTCCGGCAGCAACCTCCGCCAGGGACGGCAGCAGCCCTGACCATTCCAAAGAAGTGAAGATCGTCGGCTATCTGCTTGGAAGCGCCCCCAAAGGAATGCCTGAGGTGCTGGCTGCAATTAATGAGAAGCTGAAGCGGGATATTAACGCCACGCTCGAAATTAACTATATCGGCTGGGGGGATGTAGCCTCCAGATATCCGCTGCTCCTGGTCTCCGGCGAGGATGTGGACTTTGTGTTCGCTGCAGACTGGAACTACTACGTATCCGAAGCCTCCAAGGGGGCATTTCTGAATCTGAGCGGGGAGATGTTGAACACCTATATGCCTGCTCATATGGCCAGGCTGCCGGCGGCAGCCCTTGAAGCGGCTAAAGTGAATGGGAAGGTATTCATGGTTCCAACGTCGACACCGGACCGCAAAGTGAATGTGGCGATGTTCCGCAAGGACATTATGAAGCAGGCCGGAATGACAGACATCACGGAGATGTCCCAAATTGAGCCTTATCTGGCTGAAGTGAAGAGGAGCTATCCGGATATGATTCCGCTGAATCTGGAATCCCAGTATGATCTGCCGACCCCGTACCATTATCTGCTTGCCGAGAAGCTGGGCTGGCCCGGTGCGCCTGTGGATTCAGGTGACCCGCTGTCGGAGGGCATTACCTTCGATAATGACGATCCTTCCGGCAAGATTGTAAGCATGATGGAAGAGCCTTATCTGAGTGCGCAGAAGTATGCTGCAGGCATCATGAAGGACTGGTATGATAAAGGGTATATCAACAAGAATCCCTATGCCAACAAGGTACGCTCCAAGGATAATTTCATCAACGGGAAAACAGGTGTTGCCTTCGGTAATACAACCGACGTGGCTTCTGTCTTGACCAGTGCTAAGGAGAAGGGGATTGAAGTATACCTGAAGCCGATGCTGTATCCTTCAGGCCGCACTGCCCAGACCAGCTGGATCAATAACGGGGTTGCTGTAGCCGCGAATTCGAAGAACCCGGAACGTACGCTTGAAGCGCTTGATCTGCTGATGGAAGATCCGGCTTATGTTACCCTGGCCTACTTCGGGATTGAAGGCGTCAATTACGCCATTACTAGTGATGACAGGCTTGGGCTGCCGGAAGGCGTGACGAATGATTCCAATACGTATCCGCCGGATGCTGCGGGCTTCTGGTTCGTCAATAAGGATCTGTTCAAGCCCATGGCTACCTGGACAGACAGCTATATCGGGCTTCAGGGCAAGATTAAGGATTATCTGGTGCCGGTGCCTTATCTGGGCTTCACCTTTAATTCGGAGAATATCAAGACAGAGGTAGCAAATATTAAGAACGTATCCACCCAATACGCCCAGCCGATCTTTATCGGTGCGGTCAATAACGTCGATGAAGCCTTTGATATTCTGGACAAAAAGCTGAAGGCCGCCGGTATCGACAGGGTGAAGGCCGAGGTTGAGCAGCAGGCGGCTGAGTTCCTGGCAGCCAAACAGCAGTAA
- a CDS encoding sensor histidine kinase — MRGFTAFKNLSIRYKLLASYVLVIMIPFLLLLFINVYTIREDNQKNGVYMAHKMLDETNSYLRYKCQAIMEALNFVALNNLVKENVQADPAPYQDINLWHMDALQLSALVNQFRYNEDIAAMQLYMKRGLAGATENPDFVNMEKVEEEQWFKQFAASRPVFTWLASSTLDGGGDSREVSVLRKIPNSRNIQQFDGMVRARVKQSGIQSVLDHAVLTRNTFSMLFNEQGELLVSSSQFPLAAGEAVQIVTAFRDVETTNHWNDNYQVNGQRYLLGIQDIPKTNMTVAMFVPYSDILASSNKAQTRTIMIFLLIIPLMLPLSYLVTSQATKRILQLLSQIRMMKNGRFPSADLPVSGDEIGELTRNFNQMAGNISHLMDETFLLGREVKNKELQALQAQINPHFLYNTLDLINVMAIESGAAGISKVVEELSVFYKLSLSNGKEYVTLGSELKHIEAYAGIQNMRFGNGIRLQIEVPQRLQGCIIPKILLQPVVENAVLHGIREKEDEEGTISVSAWTDAGDLRIEIADDGVGMTAEQLASLFTEQHFTTKGGGYGVRNIKERLQIAYGSKYGLSFDSSPGRGTRVTLSLPFQEESVEIQR; from the coding sequence ATGAGAGGTTTCACCGCTTTCAAGAATCTCAGTATCCGCTACAAGCTGCTTGCCTCCTACGTGCTGGTCATTATGATTCCGTTCCTGCTGCTGTTATTCATTAATGTATACACCATCCGGGAGGACAACCAGAAGAACGGGGTTTATATGGCTCATAAAATGCTGGATGAAACCAACTCCTATTTACGTTATAAATGTCAGGCGATCATGGAAGCGCTGAATTTCGTGGCGCTCAACAATCTGGTCAAAGAAAACGTGCAGGCGGACCCGGCGCCCTACCAGGACATTAACCTGTGGCATATGGATGCGCTGCAGCTGTCTGCGCTGGTTAACCAGTTCCGGTATAACGAGGATATTGCCGCAATGCAGCTGTATATGAAGCGGGGGCTGGCCGGGGCTACGGAGAATCCGGATTTTGTAAATATGGAAAAAGTGGAGGAAGAGCAGTGGTTCAAGCAGTTTGCAGCATCCCGGCCGGTCTTTACATGGCTGGCCTCATCCACACTTGACGGCGGAGGGGACTCCAGGGAGGTGAGTGTGCTGCGCAAAATCCCGAATTCCCGCAATATCCAGCAGTTCGACGGCATGGTGCGCGCCCGGGTGAAGCAAAGCGGAATCCAGAGTGTGCTGGATCATGCGGTACTCACCCGGAATACCTTCTCGATGCTCTTTAACGAACAAGGGGAGCTGCTGGTCTCCTCCAGCCAGTTCCCGCTCGCGGCCGGGGAGGCAGTGCAGATTGTCACGGCATTCAGGGATGTGGAGACAACCAATCACTGGAATGATAATTATCAGGTGAACGGCCAGCGTTATCTGCTGGGGATTCAGGACATTCCCAAAACGAATATGACTGTAGCCATGTTCGTGCCCTATTCCGACATTCTGGCTTCCAGCAATAAGGCGCAGACCCGTACGATCATGATCTTCCTGCTGATTATTCCCTTAATGCTGCCCTTGTCATATCTGGTGACAAGCCAGGCTACCAAACGGATTCTGCAGCTGCTGTCCCAGATCCGGATGATGAAGAACGGCAGGTTTCCGTCAGCGGACCTTCCTGTAAGCGGTGATGAGATCGGCGAGCTCACCCGCAACTTCAATCAGATGGCCGGTAATATTTCGCATCTGATGGACGAGACCTTCCTGCTGGGCCGGGAGGTCAAGAACAAGGAGCTGCAGGCGCTGCAGGCCCAGATCAATCCCCATTTCCTGTACAATACGCTCGATCTGATCAATGTCATGGCCATTGAATCGGGAGCTGCCGGAATCTCCAAGGTTGTGGAGGAGCTGTCAGTATTCTATAAGCTTAGCCTGTCTAACGGGAAGGAATATGTAACCCTGGGCAGTGAGCTGAAGCATATCGAGGCTTATGCCGGTATTCAGAATATGCGGTTCGGCAATGGAATCCGTCTGCAGATTGAAGTGCCGCAGAGGCTGCAAGGCTGTATCATTCCCAAAATTCTGCTGCAGCCGGTGGTGGAGAATGCCGTACTGCACGGAATCCGCGAGAAGGAGGATGAGGAAGGCACCATCTCTGTCAGCGCCTGGACCGATGCCGGGGACCTGCGGATCGAAATTGCTGATGACGGGGTAGGCATGACAGCGGAGCAGCTCGCCAGCCTGTTCACGGAGCAGCATTTCACCACCAAGGGCGGCGGGTACGGTGTGCGTAATATTAAGGAGCGGCTGCAGATTGCCTACGGTTCCAAGTACGGCCTGTCCTTCGACAGCTCACCGGGCCGGGGGACACGGGTGACACTGAGTCTCCCCTTTCAGGAGGAGAGCGTAGAAATTCAAAGATAA